TAGAGCACCCGGCATGGATCGACAAGAAGCGCCTTTGCCTGCGTTGCGGGTTCTTCTCCTCAACCCGCCCTTTTTGGCGCGGTTCTCCCGGCCGCAGCGCAGTCCCGCCGTGACCCGAAGCGGCACGCTGTACATGCCTCTGTGGCTGGCCTCGCTGGGCGCGGTGCTTGAGAACCAGGGCTACGACATCCTTTTCATCGACGCCCCGGCCGAGGGGATCGGCCTGCCGGAGACGGTGCGGCGGGCCGAGACCTTTGCCCCGGCCCTGGCCGTGCTCGACACCAGCACGCCGAGCATCGCCGCCGACCTGGACGCCGCCCGGGCCATCAAAGAGCGCCTCCCGGGCTGCTTCGTGGTCCTGGTGGGGCCGCACGCCTCGGCCCTGCCCGCGCAATGCCTCGCCGCCGCGGGCCCCGACGCCGTGGCCCGTCGCGAATACGAAGACACCGTGCGCGACGTGGCCCGCGTCCTGGCCGCGTCCTGCGGCCCGCCGCCCCCGGGGGCCCTGGCCGAGATCCCGGGCCTGTCCTGGCGCGAGGGCGACGCCGTGCGGCACAACCCGGATCGGCCGTTTCTGGCCGACCTGGACGCGCTGCCCTTCGTCAGCCGCTTCTACCGCCGCCACCTGGACATCCGCCGCTACTTCAACCCCAACGCCGCCTACCCCATGGTGACCCTGATCACCAGCCGGGGCTGCCCAGGAGGCTGCACCTTCTGCCTCTACCCCCAGACCATGACCGGCCACAGGCTGCGCAGGCGTAGCGTGGACAACGTCCTGGACGAAATCGCCTGGGTGCTGGACGCCTTCCCTGAGGCCCGTTCGCTTTTTTTCGAGGACGACACCCTGACCGTCGACGTGGACCGCTGTCTGGCCCTGTGCGACGGCATCGCCGCGCGCGGGCTGCGCTTTGCCTGGACGGCCAACGCCCGGGCGGATCTGCCGGGGGAGGTCATGCGGCGCATGCGGCAGGCCGGGTGCCGCATGCTGTGCGTGGGGTTCGAGTCCGCCGACGCGGCCGCGCTTGCCGCCATGCGCAAGGGCATCCAGCCGGGCGGAGCCCGGCGTTTCATGCGCGATGCCGCATCCTGCGGCATGCGCGTCCACGGCTGCTGGATGTTCGGACTTCCCGACGACACCAGAGAGAGCGTCCTGCGCTCCATCGAACTGGCCTGCGCGCTCGGCACGGACACGGCCCAGTTCTATCCGGTCATCCCCTATCCCGGCACGGCCATCCACGCCGACTATGCGGCCCGGGGCTGGCTCCCCGAACCGGAGCGCACGCGCTGGCTCACCGCGACCGGCCGTCACGCCAGCGTGGCGGGCAACGGCCACCTCACTCCTGCAGAGATCGAGGAACTGTGCGCCCTGGCCCGACGCCGCTTCTACCTGCGGCCCGGCTATCTGGCGCGCAGGCTTTTTTTGGCCATGGGCAGCGCCGACGAATTCAGACGCACCGTCATGGCCGGCCGTCGCTTCATCCGGCATCTTCTTCCCGGTGCGGAAAAATAAGGACGCGCCCATGACCGCTCCGACCACCGAGGCTGGCCTGACCGGCCCGACCTCCCTGCCCCCCCGGACCTCCCAGGCCGGCCCGCCGCTGTGTTCCGTGGTCATCCCGGCCCTGAACGCGGCGCGCCACCTGCCCGGGTGCCTCGCGGCCCTGCATGCCCAGACCATGCCTGCGGCGGCCTTCGAGATCATCGTGGTGGACGACGGCTCAACCGACGACACAGCCAGCGTGGCCCAGGCATGCGGCGCAACCTGCCTCTGCCAGCCCCACACGGGGCCCGGAGCGGCCCGAAACCGTGGGGCGCGCATGGCCCAGGGAAGCATCCTGGTTTTTACCGACGCCGACTGCCGCCCCGAACCGGACTGGCTCGAGGCCATGGTCCAGGCCCTGTCGGCCAGAGCCGGGAGCAGCACGGCTGGCGCACAGGGGGTCTACGCCACGGACCAACAAAGCCTCGTGGCCCGTTTCGCCCAGTCCGAGTTCGAGGACCGCTATGAACTGATGCGCCGCCATCCCTCCATCGACCTCGCGGCCACCTACAGCGCGGCCTACCGGCGCGACGTCTTCCTGGAGGCGGGCGGCTTCGACGAACGCTTTCCCCGGGCGGACAACGAGGACACGGAACTGTCCTACCGGCTGTCGGCCAAGGGCCACTCCCTGGCCCTGGCCCCCGGGGCCGTGGTCCGCCATCAGCACCCCGCCACCCTTGGCAGCTACCTGCGCCGCAAGTTTTCCCGAGGCTACTGGCGCACCCAGGTGTATCGCCTCTACCCGGACAAGGCCGCCCGCGACCGCTACACCACGGTCCCGGTCAAGCTGGGGACGCTGGCGGCCATGGCCTGGATCTTGGGCAGCCTGGCTGGGCTGGCGGCCCTGCCCCTGGCCGGGGGCGGCCTCCTGGCCCTGGCCCAGGTCTGCCCGGCCGCCATGTTGGCCCTGTCCTGGCCCATGGCCCGGAGAAACTGGCATTCCCGCCGCGCCCTGGGGGCCGTCACGCCGGGCATGATCCTCTTGCGGGGGGTGGCTCTGGGCTGCGGGGTGCTGTGGGGGATGGCCCGGCCCGCGCCGGGATTTCAGGCTGGAAAAGACGGCGGCAAGGACGAAAAGATCAAGCGGTAAGGCTTTTTTTGGCGCATAGGGCGCGGACAGGCCCGTCGTAGCGGTTCATCTGCTCCTGCAAAAAACCACGGTCGCCATGAATCGCCAAGGCGCGCTGCGGACAGATCATGAAGCAATAGAGGCAGCCGACGCACCCCGCCGCCGCGAGTTCGGCCAGGGGCACGGCCCCCTTGCCCGAAAGCAGGCTGTCCGGCGAAAGGCCCATGGGACAGACGTCCCGGCAGGCCGCGCACCCGGTGCAGGCGTCTCGGACCATTTCCAGGGCGCTGATGCGGGCGTCTGCGGCGTCGAACATGTCCTGGCGGACCCCTGACAGGTAGAGCAGGCCGCCGAACCACTTCGAAGCGGCCAGCCGCACCCCCGGCGGACTGGCCCGAAGCCGCCGGAAAAGCCCGCCAAGCGGCGAACGCAGGGCCAGCCAGGCCGCCGGGGTGGGCCGGGCCGGGGTCAGCGGCCGGGGGAGCGTCGGCAAAAGACCCTTTTCGGCCAGCCGCCTGACCGCCTCTTCCGTCACGGGCGTGAGCATCCCCGACTGTCGGGCCAGTAAAAGGGGCGCGATGCGCGCGACCGCAATGCCCGCCATATGGGCGCAGGCCAGATCGACGCCAAACGCGTCCCGCCCCACGACCAGGATGTCGGCGGCCACGGGCGTCCCGCGCGATGGGCCCATGCCCTCCATGGCCACGATCCCGTCCACCACATGCAGGCCCGGGGCCAGGGCCGCATGCAGCCGCAGGATGTTGCCGGGCAGATCCTGGTGCGTCTTTTTCTTGTTCTCCTGCCCGATCAGGCAGCCGATGAGGTTTTTCAGACACACGCTCATGCCCGTCTCGAAGTGGGTCTTGAGCTTGGGCAGGTTGATAAGCAGGTCCGCCTGGGCGCATTCCCCGGCCGCATAGGCCGTGACGCCGCCCGAGAACTCCACCGCATGCGGCGCGGCCGAGGCGTTGCAATCCACGACCCGCGCCCCGTAGCGCGCAGCCAGGACATCCACGCGCAGCCGCCCGATGACGTCGATGCCCGCGCGATAAAAGCCGCTGTTGGTTCCCTCGGCCACCGTCAGGTGGCGGCACCCCCTGTCCGCCAGCACCCGCAAAAGCCCGGACAGGACGCGCAGGTCCGTGGTGTTGCCGGTCAGGGCGTTCATGTAGGAATTGAGGTTGGGCTTGAGCACGATGCGCGCGCCCATGTCGTGGGGCAACAGGTCCGGCCGGGCGTCGAACACCCCGGCCAGACGCCGCACCACATCGTCGAAGCTCACGGCCCGCAGAACCTGGACCGGGGCCACATCCGGCCAGACGCCCGCGTCAGCCATGCGACCCGTCCCCATACTCGGCGTTTCCGGCCTTGTCGCCCCGCACGAGAAGCGGCAGCGTACGCAGCATGATGGAGATGTCCAACCACAAACACATGCCGCGAAGATACGCCAGGTCGTGTTCCAGGTGCTCATGGATAGGGCGGCCCCGGTGGAGCGAGATCTGCCAGAGCCCGGTGAGACCCGGCTTGGCCGCAAGGCGCAACTGCTCCCTGACGGTATAGGCCGCGACGATGTGCGGCATTTCCGGGCGTGGGCCGACAAGCGACATGTCGTTTCGCAGAACGTTGTAGAGTTGGGGGAGCTCGTCCAGATTGGTGCAGCGCAAAAACCGGCCCACCCGGGTCACCCTGGCGTCGGCGGCATGCCTGGGGTGGGGGGCGTAGGGCTGCGCCTCACGGTGCATGGTGCGGAACTTGTACAGCGTAAACGGCCGCCCGAACCATCCCGAACGCGTATGCCGGAAAATGATCGGCCCCGGGGAATCGATGCGGATTGCGGCAGCAAGGAGCAGCATGACCGGAATCGCCAGGGGCAGGGCCATGACGGTGCAACACAGATCGAGCGCCCTCTTGAGCGGCCGGTAGAGGCGCTCACGC
Above is a genomic segment from Desulfolutivibrio sulfodismutans DSM 3696 containing:
- a CDS encoding B12-binding domain-containing radical SAM protein — its product is MDRQEAPLPALRVLLLNPPFLARFSRPQRSPAVTRSGTLYMPLWLASLGAVLENQGYDILFIDAPAEGIGLPETVRRAETFAPALAVLDTSTPSIAADLDAARAIKERLPGCFVVLVGPHASALPAQCLAAAGPDAVARREYEDTVRDVARVLAASCGPPPPGALAEIPGLSWREGDAVRHNPDRPFLADLDALPFVSRFYRRHLDIRRYFNPNAAYPMVTLITSRGCPGGCTFCLYPQTMTGHRLRRRSVDNVLDEIAWVLDAFPEARSLFFEDDTLTVDVDRCLALCDGIAARGLRFAWTANARADLPGEVMRRMRQAGCRMLCVGFESADAAALAAMRKGIQPGGARRFMRDAASCGMRVHGCWMFGLPDDTRESVLRSIELACALGTDTAQFYPVIPYPGTAIHADYAARGWLPEPERTRWLTATGRHASVAGNGHLTPAEIEELCALARRRFYLRPGYLARRLFLAMGSADEFRRTVMAGRRFIRHLLPGAEK
- a CDS encoding glycosyltransferase; its protein translation is MTAPTTEAGLTGPTSLPPRTSQAGPPLCSVVIPALNAARHLPGCLAALHAQTMPAAAFEIIVVDDGSTDDTASVAQACGATCLCQPHTGPGAARNRGARMAQGSILVFTDADCRPEPDWLEAMVQALSARAGSSTAGAQGVYATDQQSLVARFAQSEFEDRYELMRRHPSIDLAATYSAAYRRDVFLEAGGFDERFPRADNEDTELSYRLSAKGHSLALAPGAVVRHQHPATLGSYLRRKFSRGYWRTQVYRLYPDKAARDRYTTVPVKLGTLAAMAWILGSLAGLAALPLAGGGLLALAQVCPAAMLALSWPMARRNWHSRRALGAVTPGMILLRGVALGCGVLWGMARPAPGFQAGKDGGKDEKIKR
- a CDS encoding DUF362 domain-containing protein; protein product: MADAGVWPDVAPVQVLRAVSFDDVVRRLAGVFDARPDLLPHDMGARIVLKPNLNSYMNALTGNTTDLRVLSGLLRVLADRGCRHLTVAEGTNSGFYRAGIDVIGRLRVDVLAARYGARVVDCNASAAPHAVEFSGGVTAYAAGECAQADLLINLPKLKTHFETGMSVCLKNLIGCLIGQENKKKTHQDLPGNILRLHAALAPGLHVVDGIVAMEGMGPSRGTPVAADILVVGRDAFGVDLACAHMAGIAVARIAPLLLARQSGMLTPVTEEAVRRLAEKGLLPTLPRPLTPARPTPAAWLALRSPLGGLFRRLRASPPGVRLAASKWFGGLLYLSGVRQDMFDAADARISALEMVRDACTGCAACRDVCPMGLSPDSLLSGKGAVPLAELAAAGCVGCLYCFMICPQRALAIHGDRGFLQEQMNRYDGPVRALCAKKSLTA
- a CDS encoding sugar transferase — translated: MVHKTGSSPAPGAEETLQRERLYRPLKRALDLCCTVMALPLAIPVMLLLAAAIRIDSPGPIIFRHTRSGWFGRPFTLYKFRTMHREAQPYAPHPRHAADARVTRVGRFLRCTNLDELPQLYNVLRNDMSLVGPRPEMPHIVAAYTVREQLRLAAKPGLTGLWQISLHRGRPIHEHLEHDLAYLRGMCLWLDISIMLRTLPLLVRGDKAGNAEYGDGSHG